A window from Pangasianodon hypophthalmus isolate fPanHyp1 chromosome 16, fPanHyp1.pri, whole genome shotgun sequence encodes these proteins:
- the ptges3a gene encoding prostaglandin E synthase 3 — protein MQPSTAKWYDRRDSVFIEFCVEDSKDIDVKFDKSKLNFSCVGGVDSIKYHNEVELFEAIDPNESKHKRTDRSVYCCLRKAEPGKSWPRLTKDKAKFNWLSVDFNNWKDWEDDSDEELSSYDRFSEMMNNMGGEDDLPDMDGADDEESADSDDEKMPDLE, from the exons AT GCAGCCATCAACTGCTAAGTGGTATGACAGACGGGACTCTGTCTTTATTGAATTCTGTGTAGAAGACAGCAAAGATATTGACGTGAAATTCGACAAATCAAAGCTTAACTTCAG TTGTGTAGGTGGAGTCGATAGCATCAAATATCATAATGAAGTAGAACTATTTGAGGCCATCGACCCAAAT GAGTCAAAACACAAACGGACAGACAGGTCTGTGTACTGCTGTCTACGAAAAGCAGAACCTGGCAAGTCGTGGCCACGGTTAACAAAAGACAAAGCAAAG TTCAATTGGCTCAGTGTTGACTTCAATAACTGGAAAGACTGGGAAGATGATTCGGATGAAGAGTTGTCCAGCTATGACCGATTCTCAGAG ATGATGAACAACATGGGAGGGGAAGATGATCTGCCTGACATGGATGGTGCAGATGAT GAAGAATCTGCAGATAGCGACGATGAAA AGATGCCAGATCTCGAGTGA
- the dtx3 gene encoding probable E3 ubiquitin-protein ligase DTX3 isoform X1 — protein sequence MLPSDLNRFQGAVDYQPYTELFRLHARVISKPAVKGEFMGSQVSSDEMSVRAGQGSDEVLVSQAVWDYLAAAGRPWLLDFEDKQGLSAGIVRRGERGGCCAVRLSPVEGRTRLMEGPVSPATRKAFIDLCRCARKEMTKQEAAPKRKRSLLPCIGVVETDAEGSLLPPPPPQPRRSQRQQQRCRKSTEMDSCVVLPMLHEATAKTDCDSGAGRSSEDDSAICSICMGEMVEKTTLEKCGHSFCRSCLEQAFQVKKACPVCRLVYGQLIGNQPANGSMMVERDPDLELPGHQGYGCICIIYSFPPGFQSQEHPNPGVRYPGTDRVAYLPDSPEGNRVLRLLRRAFEQRLIFTIGTSMTTGMHNVITWNDIHHKTSIWGGPRCFGYPDPTYLVRVTEELREKGITAD from the exons ATGCTTCCATCGGACCTTAACCGCTTTCAGGGTGCTGTAGATTACCAACCATATACCGAGCTCTTCCGGCTGCACGCGAG GGTGATATCTAAACCTGCCGTTAAGGGCGAATTTATGGGATCACAag TTTCCTCTGATGAGATGAGTGTGCGTGCAGGCCAGGGCAGTGATGAGGTACTGGTGTCTCAGGCTGTGTGGGATTACCTGGCAGCAGCCGGGAGGCCGTGGCTGCTTGACTTTGAGGATAAACAGGGACTGAGCGCTGGAATTGTGCGCCGTGGAGAGCGCGGAGGCTGCTGTGCTGTAAGACTCTCACCGGTGGAGGGCAGGACCAGGTTGATGGAAGGCCCAGTCTCACCTGCTACACGCAAAGCCTTTATAGACCTGTGCCGCTGTGCCCGCAAGGAGATGACCAAACAGGAAGCTGCTCCAAAGAGAAAGCGCTCTCTGTTACCCTGTATTGGGGTGGTGGAAACAGATGCTGAGGGCAGTTTGCTTCCTCCCCCTCCTCCACAGCCACGTCGATCCCAGAGGCAGCAGCAAAGGTGCAGGAAAAGCACTGAGATGGACTCCTGTGTTGTTCTGCCCATGCTGCACGAAGCCACAGCAAAGACGGATTGTGATTCGGGAGCAGGCCGGTCGAGCGAAGATGACAGTGCCATCTGCTCCATCTGCATGGGAGAGATGGTGGAGAAGACGACTTTGGAGAAGTGCGGCCATTCGTTCTGTCGCTCCTGCCTGGAACAGGCATTCCAGGTGAAGAAGGCTTGTCCTGTGTGCAGGCTCGTTTATGGCCAGCTTATTGGGAATCAGCCAGCAAATGGTAGCATGATGGTGGAAAGAGACCCAGATCTGGAGTTGCCTGGGCATCAGGGCTATGGCTGCATATGCATTATCTATAGCTTCCCTCCAGGATTCCAATCA caAGAGCACCCGAACCCTGGGGTGCGGTATCCAGGCACAGACCGCGTGGCTTACCTACCGGACAGCCCAGAGGGTAACCGTGTGTTGCGACTGCTGCGGCGGGCTTTTGAACAACGGCTCATTTTCACTATAGGAACCTCTATGACCACAGGCATGCATAATGTCATCACATGGAACGATATCCACCACAAGACCTCTATATGGGGTGGACCACGATG CTTTGGTTACCCAGATCCTACATACCTCGTGCGGGTGACGGAGGAGTTGCGGGAAAAAGGAATAACGGCTGACTGA
- the dtx3 gene encoding probable E3 ubiquitin-protein ligase DTX3 isoform X2, which produces MSVRAGQGSDEVLVSQAVWDYLAAAGRPWLLDFEDKQGLSAGIVRRGERGGCCAVRLSPVEGRTRLMEGPVSPATRKAFIDLCRCARKEMTKQEAAPKRKRSLLPCIGVVETDAEGSLLPPPPPQPRRSQRQQQRCRKSTEMDSCVVLPMLHEATAKTDCDSGAGRSSEDDSAICSICMGEMVEKTTLEKCGHSFCRSCLEQAFQVKKACPVCRLVYGQLIGNQPANGSMMVERDPDLELPGHQGYGCICIIYSFPPGFQSQEHPNPGVRYPGTDRVAYLPDSPEGNRVLRLLRRAFEQRLIFTIGTSMTTGMHNVITWNDIHHKTSIWGGPRCFGYPDPTYLVRVTEELREKGITAD; this is translated from the exons ATGAGTGTGCGTGCAGGCCAGGGCAGTGATGAGGTACTGGTGTCTCAGGCTGTGTGGGATTACCTGGCAGCAGCCGGGAGGCCGTGGCTGCTTGACTTTGAGGATAAACAGGGACTGAGCGCTGGAATTGTGCGCCGTGGAGAGCGCGGAGGCTGCTGTGCTGTAAGACTCTCACCGGTGGAGGGCAGGACCAGGTTGATGGAAGGCCCAGTCTCACCTGCTACACGCAAAGCCTTTATAGACCTGTGCCGCTGTGCCCGCAAGGAGATGACCAAACAGGAAGCTGCTCCAAAGAGAAAGCGCTCTCTGTTACCCTGTATTGGGGTGGTGGAAACAGATGCTGAGGGCAGTTTGCTTCCTCCCCCTCCTCCACAGCCACGTCGATCCCAGAGGCAGCAGCAAAGGTGCAGGAAAAGCACTGAGATGGACTCCTGTGTTGTTCTGCCCATGCTGCACGAAGCCACAGCAAAGACGGATTGTGATTCGGGAGCAGGCCGGTCGAGCGAAGATGACAGTGCCATCTGCTCCATCTGCATGGGAGAGATGGTGGAGAAGACGACTTTGGAGAAGTGCGGCCATTCGTTCTGTCGCTCCTGCCTGGAACAGGCATTCCAGGTGAAGAAGGCTTGTCCTGTGTGCAGGCTCGTTTATGGCCAGCTTATTGGGAATCAGCCAGCAAATGGTAGCATGATGGTGGAAAGAGACCCAGATCTGGAGTTGCCTGGGCATCAGGGCTATGGCTGCATATGCATTATCTATAGCTTCCCTCCAGGATTCCAATCA caAGAGCACCCGAACCCTGGGGTGCGGTATCCAGGCACAGACCGCGTGGCTTACCTACCGGACAGCCCAGAGGGTAACCGTGTGTTGCGACTGCTGCGGCGGGCTTTTGAACAACGGCTCATTTTCACTATAGGAACCTCTATGACCACAGGCATGCATAATGTCATCACATGGAACGATATCCACCACAAGACCTCTATATGGGGTGGACCACGATG CTTTGGTTACCCAGATCCTACATACCTCGTGCGGGTGACGGAGGAGTTGCGGGAAAAAGGAATAACGGCTGACTGA